The genomic stretch AAGTTCGGCGAGGGTGGTGTTGTCCGAGGGCAGGAACCTCATCCAGAACCACTGCGTCAACCCGCCGGCCGTGGCTGCAAGGATGGTGATGGCCGTGCAGAAGGTTGCGGTGCGCAGCGGAAAGGCAACCAGGAAACCGTGGAAGAAGTCCTTCCACAGCTGCGGATCGCCAAGGTTCTTGAACATGCCGCCAATGGAATATTTGTGCGGCTCCCGGTAATGGACAGGCGGAATATTACCCGCCCAGCGGCGCAGGGCAGCACGGTTGACGCCGGCAAACCAGCGGGCCGTTGCGAGGCAGGCGATGAGCACCGGCAGCCCCACCCAGATGATGAGGGTGCTCACGCCGAGGGTGAACAGGGCCGTCAGTGCCGTGAACGAGGCGATGGAAATGAAGAAGCCCGGCAAGATATATGCCAAGTCGCGGCCGATCTGGCGCCACGTGGCGGGGCGCAGGATGAACCAGGACTTCTGTTGCATGGGTGACATGGTTTTGCTCATGTATCAATCCTTGTTGCGGCGGCGTCCTGAAACCATCATGCCAGCCGGTGAATGCGGGGTGGGGTTTTCCCCACCTGCGACAGGGTCCGTGAAATTCCAGCCAGTGCTGCGACAGGGTCCACGAAGAATCAGCCAATGCCGCGACAGGGTTTGGGGGAGGGGCGGGGAAGTCGTGCGGAAGATGGGAGAATTGCCGGGTGGGACATATTGACGTTGCAAACATTGACTATTTTCTCTCCGACGGCCGGCAGCTGCTGAACGGGGTGAACTTTCGCGTCTCCGACGGCACCAAGACGGCCCTGATCGGGCCCAACGGCACCGGCAAGACCACACTGCTGCGCATCATCTGCCAGGACATCAAGGCTGATGAAGGGGCGGTGTCGCGCTCGGGCAGCATGGGTGTGATGCGCCAGTTTGTGGGCCAGGTGCGCGATGACAGCACGGTGCGCGACCTGCTGCTGTCGGTGGCGGCCGAGAACATTGCCAAAGCCGGAAAGGCCGTCGACGACGCCGAGCTGGCCATGGTTGAGCGCGACGACGAGCCCAGCCAGATGGCCTACGCGCAGGCGATTGCCGACTGGGGCGACGTGGGCGGCTACGAGATGGAGACCACCTGGGACGAGGTCACCATGGCCGCCATGGGCATGGACTTCTATACGGCGCAGCATCGCAAGGCGGCCTCGCTGAGCGGCGGCGAGCAGAAGCGGCTCGTGCTGGAGGCGCTGTTCTCCGGTCCCGACGAGCTTCTGCTCCTCGATGAGCCCGACAACTACCTCGACGTGCCCGGCAAGCGCTGGCTCGAGGCGAAGATGGCGGAGTCGGACAAGTCCGTGCTGTTTGTCAGCCACGACCGGGAGCTGCTGGCCAACGCCGCGGACCGGATTGTCACGCTGGAGCCGGGCATCAACGGCGCCTCGAGCTGGACGCACGGCGGCGGATTTGAGTCATATGTGAAGGCGCGCGAGGACCGCAACGCCCGTTTTGAGGAGCTGCGCAAGCGCTGGGACGAGGAGCACATCAAGCTCAAGGAACTCGTCAACATGTACAAGACCAAGGCGGCCTTCCGCTCCGACATGGCCAATCGCTACCAGGCCGCGCAATCACGGCTGGCACAGTTCCTCGAGAAGGGTCCGCCGGAAGCACTGCCGATCGAGCAGAACGTGAAGATGCGGCTCAAGGGCGGGCGCACGGCGAAGCGTGCAATCGTCGCCACGAAGCTGGAGCTGACAGGGCTCATGAAGCCGTTCAACACCGAGGTGTGGTTTGGCGACCGCGTGGGCGTCCTCGGCT from Arthrobacter stackebrandtii encodes the following:
- a CDS encoding ABC-F family ATP-binding cassette domain-containing protein, producing the protein MGHIDVANIDYFLSDGRQLLNGVNFRVSDGTKTALIGPNGTGKTTLLRIICQDIKADEGAVSRSGSMGVMRQFVGQVRDDSTVRDLLLSVAAENIAKAGKAVDDAELAMVERDDEPSQMAYAQAIADWGDVGGYEMETTWDEVTMAAMGMDFYTAQHRKAASLSGGEQKRLVLEALFSGPDELLLLDEPDNYLDVPGKRWLEAKMAESDKSVLFVSHDRELLANAADRIVTLEPGINGASSWTHGGGFESYVKAREDRNARFEELRKRWDEEHIKLKELVNMYKTKAAFRSDMANRYQAAQSRLAQFLEKGPPEALPIEQNVKMRLKGGRTAKRAIVATKLELTGLMKPFNTEVWFGDRVGVLGSNGSGKSHFLRLLAAGGSDPDKEHEPVSDVEIAHVPHEGSVKLGARIRPGFFAQTHARPDLLNRTLLDILHRGDEHRSGLGREAAASALDRYGLASSSEQKYDSLSGGQQARFQILLLELSGATLLLLDEPTDNLDLHSAEALEKAIDSFEGTVLAVTHDRWFARSFDRFLVFGSDGKVYESDEPVWDEKRVERAR